GGGGGGGGGGGGGGGGGGGGGGGGGTGGGGGGGGGGGGGGGGTGGGGGGGGGGGGGGGGGGGGGAGGGGGGGGGGGGGGGGGGGGGGGGGGGGGGGGGGGGGGGGGGGGGGGGGGGGGGGGGGGGGGGGGGGGGGGGGGGGGGGGTGGGGGGGGGGGGGGGGGGGGGCAGGCAGTATGATTTTGAAAGTAGCCCCCTCTCCTTCCCGACTCTCCAATTCAATTTTTCCTTTGTGTTCATCAATGATTTTTGTGACGATCGACAAGCCCAGGCCCGTGCCCTCTCCCTGCTTGCGTGTGGTAAAAAAGGGCTGGAAGATTTTTTCCTGCAGGTTCCTGGGAACACCCAAACCGTTATCGCGGACTTCCAACACAACCCCCCCCCCTTCTCCAGAGGGGCCTTTCGCCGTACGGGTGACAACTTCGATTTTTTTGCCTTCCTTGTTTATTTTTTCCAACTCCAGCTGGGCATTACCGATCAGATTCAAAACCACCTGTTCCAGACGGACCGCATCACAGCGGATCTTGGACAAGCCCGGCTCCAGCGTCTTGACCAGCGTGATCTGACGATCTTCCAACTGCGTCCCCACAAACTTCAGGGCCCCCTCGACTAAATTGTTCAGGCAGTACAGTTCATGGGGTGAGTCCTCGGAAGTTTCTCGGGCAAACATGCGCATATGACGGACGATCTCTGCCGCCTTGACGATCTGTTTGACCACCTCGGTAAAATCTTCCTGGACATTCTCCAACTTGTAGCGGTTCTTGCTGATCTCCCTCAGGGAGGATTCACAAATGATGCGCATGACATTGAGAGGTTGATTGATCTCGTGGCAGATGCCGGCAGAAAATTCGCCCAGGGTCGTAAGCTTGGCTGCCTTCACCAGCTGACTAAGCTGCTGCTGATACTGCTGCTGGACTTCATCCTCAATTTTCTTCCTGTCCACGATGTCGCGGGCCACACAAACAATTCCATGAACCTCACCGCTGTCATCCAG
The DNA window shown above is from Deltaproteobacteria bacterium and carries:
- a CDS encoding PAS domain S-box protein; the encoded protein is MRNAIEPQPAEVEVEDLKRELDHIFGSTMDMLFVLRPDGTVQKCNPAVTRLLGYFPEELTGKKMDSLVVREGITDRSEQILLTKSGQQLPVLFSSSTLLDDSGEVHGIVCVARDIVDRKKIEDEVQQQYQQQLSQLVKAAKLTTLGEFSAGICHEINQPLNVMRIICESSLREISKNRYKLENVQEDFTEVVKQIVKAAEIVRHMRMFARETSEDSPHELYCLNNLVEGALKFVGTQLEDRQITLVKTLEPGLSKIRCDAVRLEQVVLNLIGNAQLELEKINKEGKKIEVVTRTAKGPSGEGGGVVLEVRDNGLGVPRNLQEKIFQPFFTTRKQGEGTGLGLSIVTKIIDEHKGKIELESREGEGATFKIILPAPPPPPPHPPPPPPPPPPPPPPPPPPPPPPPPPPLPPPPPPPPPPPPHPPPPPPPPPPPPTPPPHTPPHPTPPRAPPPPPPETSTH